One Phaseolus vulgaris cultivar G19833 chromosome 11, P. vulgaris v2.0, whole genome shotgun sequence genomic window carries:
- the LOC137823036 gene encoding cold-responsive protein kinase 1-like isoform X2, with the protein MLFYFVTQRNKPALGLINWSRRVTLMTCCFHLFRKKGSSSDTRLTGVDLDVSEIQNVNIYTYKELRNATAGFSPANKIGQGGFGEVYKGKLRNGSQVAIKVLSAESRQGVREFLTEIKVISSIEHENLVKLHGCCVEGKHRILVYGYLENNSLAQTLIGSGHSSIQFSWSTRRNICVGVARGLAFLHEEVRPQIIHRDIKASNVLLDKDLQPKISDFGLAKLIPPNLTHISTRVAGTAGYLAPEYAIRNQVTRKSDVYSFGVLLLEIVSGRPNTNRRLPDEEQYLLTRAWDLYEGGETEKLVDAFLDGDFNIEEAIRFCKIGLLCTQDSPHLRPSMSTVLEMLLGEKDLNEENVTKPGMIFEFVEAKSAGKQKGKSEEKGNFLLAEGKQDESSSSETMSSFATMTFTAIYDRSN; encoded by the exons ATGTTATTTTACTTTGTTACGCAAAGAAATAAGCCAG CACTAGGTTTGATCAATTGGAGCAGGAGGGTTACTCTGATGACTTGTTGCTTTCATCTTTTCAGAAAGAAAGGATCTTCCTCAGACACTCGATTGACCGGAGTTGATTTAG ATGTTTCAGAAATTCAGAATGTCAATATCTACACTTACAAGGAACTGCGAAATGCCACCGCAGGTTTTAGTCCTGCAAACAAGATAGGGCAGGGAGGTTTTGGAGAAGTCTATAAG GGAAAGCTGAGAAATGGTTCTCAGGTAGCTATAAAGGTTTTATCAGCTGAATCAAGACAAGGGGTCCGAGAGTTTTTGACAGAAATCAAGGTGATTTCTAGTATAGAGCACGAGAATCTGGTTAAGTTGCATGGATGTTGTGTGGAAGGCAAGCACAGGATTTTGGTATATGGCTATCTCGAGAATAACAGCCTAGCACAAACACTTATTG GTTCAGGCCACAGTAGCATCCAATTCAGTTGGTCTACAAGAAGGAACATTTGTGTAGGTGTTGCCCGGGGCCTTGCATTCCTTCATGAAGAGGTTCGGCCACAAATTATCCACAGAGACATAAAAGCAAGCAATGTACTACTCGACAAAGATCTCCAGCCAAAAATTTCAGATTTTGGGCTTGCAAAGCTTATTCCACCAAACCTGACCCATATCAGTACACGTGTTGCTGGAACAGC TGGTTATCTAGCACCTGAATATGCAATCCGAAATCAAGTGACTAGAAAATCAGATGTTTATAGCTTTGGAGTTTTATTATTAGAAATTGTTAGCGGAAGGCCTAACACAAATAGACGTTTACCTGATGAAGAACAGTATCTTCTCACAAGG GCTTGGGATTTGTATGAGGGTGGGGAGACAGAAAAATTGGTGGATGCTTTTCTAGATGGAGACTTCAATATTGAGGAGGCAATCAGATTTTGTAAAATTGGTCTCCTTTGCACTCAGGATTCTCCTCACCTCCGGCCCTCTATGTCCACTGTGCTTGAAATGCTTTTAGGTGAAAAAGATTTGAATGAGGAGAATGTGACAAAACCAGGCATGATATTTGAATTTGTGGAAGCCAAAAGTGCAGGGAAACAAAAGGGCAAGTCTGAAGAGAAAGGTAATTTTTTGTTGGCTGAAGGGAAGCAAGATGAGTCATCTTCTTCAGAAACCATGAGCTCTTTTGCTACCATGACCTTCACAGCAATATATGATCGAAGCAATTAA
- the LOC137823036 gene encoding cold-responsive protein kinase 1-like isoform X3 has protein sequence MTCCFHLFRKKGSSSDTRLTGVDLDVSEIQNVNIYTYKELRNATAGFSPANKIGQGGFGEVYKGKLRNGSQVAIKVLSAESRQGVREFLTEIKVISSIEHENLVKLHGCCVEGKHRILVYGYLENNSLAQTLIGSGHSSIQFSWSTRRNICVGVARGLAFLHEEVRPQIIHRDIKASNVLLDKDLQPKISDFGLAKLIPPNLTHISTRVAGTAGYLAPEYAIRNQVTRKSDVYSFGVLLLEIVSGRPNTNRRLPDEEQYLLTRAWDLYEGGETEKLVDAFLDGDFNIEEAIRFCKIGLLCTQDSPHLRPSMSTVLEMLLGEKDLNEENVTKPGMIFEFVEAKSAGKQKGKSEEKGNFLLAEGKQDESSSSETMSSFATMTFTAIYDRSN, from the exons ATGACTTGTTGCTTTCATCTTTTCAGAAAGAAAGGATCTTCCTCAGACACTCGATTGACCGGAGTTGATTTAG ATGTTTCAGAAATTCAGAATGTCAATATCTACACTTACAAGGAACTGCGAAATGCCACCGCAGGTTTTAGTCCTGCAAACAAGATAGGGCAGGGAGGTTTTGGAGAAGTCTATAAG GGAAAGCTGAGAAATGGTTCTCAGGTAGCTATAAAGGTTTTATCAGCTGAATCAAGACAAGGGGTCCGAGAGTTTTTGACAGAAATCAAGGTGATTTCTAGTATAGAGCACGAGAATCTGGTTAAGTTGCATGGATGTTGTGTGGAAGGCAAGCACAGGATTTTGGTATATGGCTATCTCGAGAATAACAGCCTAGCACAAACACTTATTG GTTCAGGCCACAGTAGCATCCAATTCAGTTGGTCTACAAGAAGGAACATTTGTGTAGGTGTTGCCCGGGGCCTTGCATTCCTTCATGAAGAGGTTCGGCCACAAATTATCCACAGAGACATAAAAGCAAGCAATGTACTACTCGACAAAGATCTCCAGCCAAAAATTTCAGATTTTGGGCTTGCAAAGCTTATTCCACCAAACCTGACCCATATCAGTACACGTGTTGCTGGAACAGC TGGTTATCTAGCACCTGAATATGCAATCCGAAATCAAGTGACTAGAAAATCAGATGTTTATAGCTTTGGAGTTTTATTATTAGAAATTGTTAGCGGAAGGCCTAACACAAATAGACGTTTACCTGATGAAGAACAGTATCTTCTCACAAGG GCTTGGGATTTGTATGAGGGTGGGGAGACAGAAAAATTGGTGGATGCTTTTCTAGATGGAGACTTCAATATTGAGGAGGCAATCAGATTTTGTAAAATTGGTCTCCTTTGCACTCAGGATTCTCCTCACCTCCGGCCCTCTATGTCCACTGTGCTTGAAATGCTTTTAGGTGAAAAAGATTTGAATGAGGAGAATGTGACAAAACCAGGCATGATATTTGAATTTGTGGAAGCCAAAAGTGCAGGGAAACAAAAGGGCAAGTCTGAAGAGAAAGGTAATTTTTTGTTGGCTGAAGGGAAGCAAGATGAGTCATCTTCTTCAGAAACCATGAGCTCTTTTGCTACCATGACCTTCACAGCAATATATGATCGAAGCAATTAA
- the LOC137823036 gene encoding cold-responsive protein kinase 1-like isoform X1, with protein MVSLSLSLSISLSLSLYNKSHLQRLGLRKLVFFFIKKGSSSDTRLTGVDLDVSEIQNVNIYTYKELRNATAGFSPANKIGQGGFGEVYKGKLRNGSQVAIKVLSAESRQGVREFLTEIKVISSIEHENLVKLHGCCVEGKHRILVYGYLENNSLAQTLIGSGHSSIQFSWSTRRNICVGVARGLAFLHEEVRPQIIHRDIKASNVLLDKDLQPKISDFGLAKLIPPNLTHISTRVAGTAGYLAPEYAIRNQVTRKSDVYSFGVLLLEIVSGRPNTNRRLPDEEQYLLTRAWDLYEGGETEKLVDAFLDGDFNIEEAIRFCKIGLLCTQDSPHLRPSMSTVLEMLLGEKDLNEENVTKPGMIFEFVEAKSAGKQKGKSEEKGNFLLAEGKQDESSSSETMSSFATMTFTAIYDRSN; from the exons AAAGAAAGGATCTTCCTCAGACACTCGATTGACCGGAGTTGATTTAG ATGTTTCAGAAATTCAGAATGTCAATATCTACACTTACAAGGAACTGCGAAATGCCACCGCAGGTTTTAGTCCTGCAAACAAGATAGGGCAGGGAGGTTTTGGAGAAGTCTATAAG GGAAAGCTGAGAAATGGTTCTCAGGTAGCTATAAAGGTTTTATCAGCTGAATCAAGACAAGGGGTCCGAGAGTTTTTGACAGAAATCAAGGTGATTTCTAGTATAGAGCACGAGAATCTGGTTAAGTTGCATGGATGTTGTGTGGAAGGCAAGCACAGGATTTTGGTATATGGCTATCTCGAGAATAACAGCCTAGCACAAACACTTATTG GTTCAGGCCACAGTAGCATCCAATTCAGTTGGTCTACAAGAAGGAACATTTGTGTAGGTGTTGCCCGGGGCCTTGCATTCCTTCATGAAGAGGTTCGGCCACAAATTATCCACAGAGACATAAAAGCAAGCAATGTACTACTCGACAAAGATCTCCAGCCAAAAATTTCAGATTTTGGGCTTGCAAAGCTTATTCCACCAAACCTGACCCATATCAGTACACGTGTTGCTGGAACAGC TGGTTATCTAGCACCTGAATATGCAATCCGAAATCAAGTGACTAGAAAATCAGATGTTTATAGCTTTGGAGTTTTATTATTAGAAATTGTTAGCGGAAGGCCTAACACAAATAGACGTTTACCTGATGAAGAACAGTATCTTCTCACAAGG GCTTGGGATTTGTATGAGGGTGGGGAGACAGAAAAATTGGTGGATGCTTTTCTAGATGGAGACTTCAATATTGAGGAGGCAATCAGATTTTGTAAAATTGGTCTCCTTTGCACTCAGGATTCTCCTCACCTCCGGCCCTCTATGTCCACTGTGCTTGAAATGCTTTTAGGTGAAAAAGATTTGAATGAGGAGAATGTGACAAAACCAGGCATGATATTTGAATTTGTGGAAGCCAAAAGTGCAGGGAAACAAAAGGGCAAGTCTGAAGAGAAAGGTAATTTTTTGTTGGCTGAAGGGAAGCAAGATGAGTCATCTTCTTCAGAAACCATGAGCTCTTTTGCTACCATGACCTTCACAGCAATATATGATCGAAGCAATTAA
- the LOC137808535 gene encoding uncharacterized protein — MAKAQVNLLKGLLKRGERYPRRPTEAREEKEDLKNRTTKSEEDTLYRRGSTLLSPQYPYRYNWRPPWGPSNHYSQTQGSQRLKMDSTANNNNDISEEHRTILQTLQIQMQELLQKGVIDQLRQDEERKRREEERQQHAEEITQLKEQNKRLLDRLEQSEREGHSRAPSPSPFQSGTRTIAQAIPHTSLVQHTRQSAKPVTPNEVANPKGHPFTDDIIATPLPDKWRGLTINLYDGSTDPDEHLNIFRTQMTLYTTDRTVWCKVFPTSLREGPLGWFSDLPPNSIASFDALELKFTTQYATSRPHRTSSMSLLNVKQERGESLRTFMNRFSKVCMNIRNLNPEIAMHHLVSAILPGRFTESLIKRPPCNMDELRTRATKFMQIEEHIDYHRKTYAENTDNSKGIRPPTIPTDRERHRPNRGPRFHNYTPLIVPRGKVLDEALQIELIPTLRPSQTPPNADTNKRCQYHRNYGHTTEGCQALKDKIEELVQAGHLRKFVKTTITAPRSPQRDHDPRERSGRRDDRDNHYRSNRRKRSESPIRRTRPKSESPERRSRTKQKVRTVINTIAGPVSLGQPPQEINYIAGGFAGGGCSNSARKKHLRAIQSVHSTPTQRRPHIPPITFTDEDFTAIDPSQDDPMVITVEIDKFAIAKVLVDQGSSVDILYWETFKKMKIPEAEIQPYNEQIVGFSGERVDTKGFIDLYTTFGDDYLSKTINIRYLLVNANTSYNILLGRPSINRLKAIVSTPHLAMKFPSVNGDIATVHIDQKTARECYVASLKVEPTRRLYTTSAERTTERRGRSTERRSRGRESRRHLVALVDLDPRLDDPRMEVGEDLQPIFLRDKDRKTYMGTSLKPDDRETIGKTLTKNADLFAWTAADMPGVKSDVITHRLSVYTEARPIAQKKRKLGEERRKAAREETEKLIQAGFIQKAHYTTWLANVVMVKKTNGKWRMCVDYTDLNKACPKDSYPLPTIDRLVDGAAGHQILSFLDAYSGYNQIQMYHRDREKTAFRTDSDNFFYEVMPFGLKNAGATYQRLMDHVFHDMIGRNVEVYVDDIVVKSDSCEQHVSDLKEVFQALRQYRMRLNPEKCAFGVEGGKFLGFMLTHRGIEANPEKCKAITEMRSPNGLKEIQRLVGRLTSLSRFVPKLAERTRPIIKLLKKTSKFEWTDECEQNFQQLKAFLASPPVIQKPNAREPIVVYLAVSNEAVSSAMVQEIKAEERPVYFVSRVLHDAETRYQMVEKVAFALVITARRMRMYFQNHKVIVRTNYPIMKILTKPDLAGRMIGWAVELSEFHIKYQPRGAIKSQALADFTAELTPYLTERTPRWTLYVDGSSNSRSSGAGVVLEGPGEIVVEQAMKFEFKTSNNQAEYEAIIAGSKKSPSNTYGGKIILGRILYRDWLP; from the exons ATGGCCAAGGCCCAGGTCAACCTACTAAAGGGACTTCTGAAAAGGGGggaaag gtacccccgccGGCCGACCGAAGCACGCGAAGAGAAAGAAGACTTGAAGAATAGGACAACCAAGAGTGAAGAAGACACCTTGTATCGACGTGGATCAACATTACTCAGTCCCCaatatccatacaggtacaattggcgcccaccgtggggcccgagtaaTCATTATTCCCAGACCCAAGGATCCCAACGCTTGAAGATGGACTCAACGGCAAACAACAACAATGATATCTCCGAAGAGCATAGGACCATACTCCAAACCCTCCAGATTCAGATGCAGGAGTTACTCCAAAAAGGAGTCATCGATCAACTTCGCCAGgatgaagaaaggaaaagacGAGAAGAAGAGCGTCAACAACACGCAGAGGAGATAACACAATTGAAAGAACAGAACAAGAGATTGTTGGATAGACTTGAGCAATCTGAACGCGAAGGGCATTCACGTGCACCTTCTCCATCACCGTTCCAATCAGGAACAAGAACAATAGCCCAGGCTATACCTCACACGTCACTCGTTCAACACACCCGTCAGAGTGCAAAGCCAGTAACCCCAAACGAGGTAGCAAACCCGAAAGGCCATCCGTTCACTGATGACATCATAGCCACTCCTCTCCCTGACAAGTGGAGGGGCCTAACGATAAACCTTTATGACGGTTCCACAGACCCAGACGAACATCTGAATATATTTAGAACTCAAATGACCCTTTACACAACCGACCGAACGGTATGGTGTAAAGTCTTCCCCACCTCTCTCAGGGAAGGCCCCCTTGGATGGTTTTCGGACCTTCCACCCAATTCCATTGCAAGCTTCGACGCTTTGGAATTGAAGTTCACCACGCAATACGCCACAAGTAGACCTCATCGGACATCCTCCATGTCTCTTCTAAATGTCAAACAAGAAAGGGGAGAATCATTGAGAACATTCATGaacagatttagcaaagtgtgtATGAACATTCGTAATCTTAATCCAGAAATAGCCATGCATCATTTGGTCTCGGCCATACTACCAGGAAGGTTCACTGAAAGCCTTATCAAACGACCTCCGTGCAATATGGATGAATTAAGAACAAGAGCAACAAAGTTCATGCAGATAGAAGAACATATTGACTATCATCGAAAAACTTATGCTGAGAACACGGACAATAGCAAAGGAATTCGTCCCCCCACAATACCGACCGACCGAGAACGACATCGCCCCAATAGGGGACCCCGTTTCCACAACTACACTCCCTTGATTGTACCAAGGGGTAAGGTTCTCGACGAAGCACTGCAGATTGAATTGATTCCGACATTGAGGCCATCACAAACCCCTCCCAATGCCGACACCAATAAACGTTGCCAATACCATCGTAACTATGGCCACACGACCGAAGGATGCCAAGCActgaaagataaaattgaagagCTCGTCCAGGCCGGTCATCTGCGCAAGTTCGTGAAAACCACCATCACTGCACCCAGGTCACCCCAGCGTGATCATGATCCCCGCGAACGTTCGGGACGAAGAGACGACCGTGACAACCACTATCGTTCaaacagaagaaaaagaagcgAAAGTCCGATCAGACGAACGAGGCCTAAAAGCGAAAGCCCTGAACGTAGAAGTCGAACTAAACAAAAAGTTCGCACAGTCATCAATACAATCGCTGGACCGGTGTCGCTCGGTCAGCCCCCTcaagaaattaattacattGCAGGTGGCTTTGCGGGTGGAGGATGCTCTAATTCGGCAAGGAAAAAACATTTGAGGGCAATTCAATCCGTTCATTCGACTCCCACACAACGCCGACCGCATATACCACCAATCACTTTCACTGACGAAGACTTCACAGCAATCGATCCATCTCAAGATGACCCCATGGTAATAACTGTGGAGATAGATAAATTTGCAATTGCAAAAGTTTTGGTAGATCAGGGTAGCTCGGTCGACATCCTATATTGGGAAACGTTTAAGAAGATGAAGATTCCAGAAGCAGAGATACAACCCTACAACGAGCAGATAGTTGGTTTCTCAGGGGAAAGAGTGGATACGAAAGGATTTATCGATCTATACACCACGTTCGGGGATGATTACCTCAGCAAGACCATCAACATACGATATCTACTCGTTAATGCCAATACATCGTACAATATTTTGCTCGGTCGACCATCTATCAACAGATTGAAAGCCATTGTCTCAACTCCTCATTTAGCTATGAAGTTCCCCTCGGTCAATGGAGACATAGCAACCGTACATATAGACCAGAAGACAGCACGAGAGTGTTATGTAGCTAGCCTGAAGGTGGAGCCGACCCGAAGGCTTTATACCACGTCAGCCGAACGGACCACAGAGCGAAGAGGTCGGTCAACAGAAAGACGCTCCAGAGGAAGAGAATCTAGAAGACACTTGGTCGCTTTAGTCGATCTAGATCCTCGACTGGATGATCCCCGAATGGAAGTAGGAGAAGATCTTCAACCCATATTCCTTCGGGACAAAGACCGGAAAACATACATGGGAACATCCCTCAAACCAGACGACCGAGAGACGATCGgtaaaacattaacaaagaACGCTGATCTTTTCGCCTGGACGGCTGCAGACATGCCAGGGGTAAAATCAGATGTGATTACCCATCGATTGTCTGTTTATACAGAGGCCAGGCCGATCgctcaaaagaaaaggaaactagGTGAAGAACGGCGGAAAGCCGCACGAGAAGAAACCGAGAAGCTAATTCAAGCTGGTTTTATTCAAAAGGCCCACTATACGACATGGCTAGCCAATGTAGTGATGGTAAAAAAGacgaatggaaaatggagaatgtgtgtaGACTACACAGACCTTAACAaagcgtgcccaaaggactcgtatcctctACCTACTATCGACCGGCTGGTCGACGGTGCAGCCGGTCATCAAATCCTAAGTTTCCTTGATGCTTATTCAGGTtacaatcaaatacaaatgtacCACCGTGATCGAGAAAAAACCGCGTTTAGAACAGATTCTGATAATTTCTTCTATGAAGTCATGCCGTTCGGCCTCAAGAATGCAGGAGCCACATACCAACGACTCATGGATCACGTATTCCACGACATGATCGGTCGGAATGTAGAAGTATACGTTGACGACATCGTCGTCAAATCAGACTCTTGCGAACAACATGTTTCTGACTTAAAAGAGGTTTTTCAAGCCTTGCGTCAATACCGCATGCGTTTAAACCCGGAGAAGTGCGCGTTCGGCGTAGAAGGGGGGAAGTTcttaggcttcatgctcacacATCGGGGTATAGAGGCTAATCCAGAAAAATGCAAGGCAATCACCGAAATGCGAAGTCCCAACGGACTCAAAGAGATCCAGAGACTAGTCGGCCGTCTCACTTCGTTGTCTCGATTCGTACCTAAGCTTGCCGAACGAACGAGACCCATCATAAAACTTCTGAAGAAGACAAGTAAATTTGAATGGACAGATGAATGTGAACAAAATTTCCAACAGTTAAAAGCATTTCTGGCATCTCCAccggtcatccagaaaccgAACGCACGGGAACCCATTGTGGTCTACCTCGCCGTCTCCAATGAAGCGGTGAGTTCCGCAATGGTACAAGAAATTAAAGCGGAAGAACGACCGGTATATTTTGTAAGTCGAGTCTTACATGACGCAGAAACCCGGTACCAAATGGTCGAAAAAGTTGCCTTCGCTTTGGTCATCACCGCACGACGGATGCGGATGTATTTCCAAAATCACAAGGTCATTGTTAGGACTAACTATCCCATTATGAAGATTCTCACCAAACCTGACCTCGCCGGACGAATGATAGGTTGGGCAGTCGAACTGTCAGAATTCCACATCAAATACCAACCCAGGGGAGCCATCAAGTCCCAAGCCCTCGCCGACTTCACAGCAGAACTCACTCCCTATCTGACCGAACGGACTCCCCGATGGACACTATACGTAGATGGGTCATCTAACAGTCGTTCGTCCGGAGCAGGAGTTGTACTTGAAGGACCAGGGGAGATTGTTGTCGAACAAGCcatgaaatttgaatttaaaacttcCAATAATCAAGCCGAATACGAAGCTATAATCGCAG GTTCAAAGAAATCTCCTTCCAACACGTACGGAGGGAAAATAATACTAGGGCGGATACTCTATCGAGATTGGCTACCCTAA